cacaccttgaAACGTTGTGGTGTGGCACAAACGCGACTGGGAAGGCAGCAGTGTGTTGCGAAAAAACCCACCTGGCTTTGAGTGGCATAAACGCAGCTGAAGAGATTATGGTGTGTCACTACAAAAAATCCCAGCTTTGAATGACACAAATGCGCCTGGAGGTGTATCgctaaaaaatataaacaccaGTCTTGTGTGGCACAAACGTAGCTAGAAAGGCAGCAATGTGTCACCAGAAAAACACCAGTCTTTGAGTGGCACAAATGCAGAAAggaaagtgatgtcatttgttTGTCACAAACAAGCTTGTAATATAACACTGATTGTTCCTTTGTGTTGGCAACTTCAACACTTTTTCTCTCGGCTACTTTTCAAATATGGCTAAACAAATTATCATGTCTTTATTTAATCTATTTATTACTCATTCTAAATTTTAGAAACCCAGATGGGGATGACAAGCCTTGGTGTTATTATAAGAATCAAGGCAAACTGACATGGGACTACTGCAAAGTCAAGACATGCTCTgaaggtgaacacacacacacacacacacacacacacacacacacacacacacacacacacacacacacacacagtatgtagTGTATGCTCACACTGTGCTCACTCTTCTCTGATGTTCCCCAGCCACTCCACCCTCACCAGTCCAACCAGTGCCAGGCCCTGCACAGTTCTCCCAATGTGGGATATCCCAGAGCCAGCCTGCTCGCAATAGCAGGATTTTTGGGGGCAGCAAGTCTCTCCCTGGTGCCCACCCCTGGCAGGTGTCTGTGCAGGTCAGACAGAAAGGCTCCACTGCTGCATTTGGTCACTTCTGTGGTGGGATCCTCATCACATCCTGCTGGGTCCTCACTGCTGCACACTGCATGTAGGTTTGCATTTTGTTTGTACGCCCTTTACAACTGCTACTACAAGCTAACTTAGTTCAATTGTTCTTTCAGTGAGCCTCACTATGACTACCAAGTGGTGTTGGGAGGAGTGAACATAGAGAAACAGGAGGAGATGGACCAGACCATCCCGGTCATACAGACGATTCCTCATGAGAACTACAAGGACAACACAACTGCTCTTTACAACGACGTTGGTTTGTCACATTCATCACatataatgtcattttaaacCAGGATAAACTGCACTCCATAGAGAGGTATATGCAGATTTGGCATCAGTCTTTTCTGATAATGCGTTACGAATATTGTTTTCATACTTTGAGAAATGTTTATAGAAAGGTAATTTGATTCGTTTACACATCAAATGATTAATGTCACTCACTGTATGTGCTCATTTCCTGTGCAGCTCTGCTTAAACTCCAAGTTACCGACAGCCCTTACTGCGCCAAGGAATCCCGCTTTGTGAAGACAGCATGTCTACCGGACCAGGTGTTCTCCGCTGGAAAGGAGTGTGTGGTCTCCGGATGGGGAGCAACTGAAACACGTAATTAGCTATTTATAAAAGTCCTTTCATGTTATATAAACAGATTATTTTGATCATAATTCAGTGTTGTATTTAAAGCTGGGGGACCTTTAGAGACAGGATGGTCTAGATCGATGCAGCAGAGGTCAAGATATCCCGAACTTTAGTGTCTAGTTTGGGTTGAGTTCCAAAGACACTGGACCGTTTTTAACGCATAatacagctgtgctccattgactctaatgcaatcgtttcagatttccttaattttcaggctggttttgtggatttggagctaaatgttgtgcctggggcacgttgtgtattcatgatactcgttacctggagaggtttcttccctgttccgaaaccaaaatcaaaccctgcaaagtgtagggttagctagctagctactgaagatatatatagcctactgaatgtattcacatgctgcttttgctttttcagtgattataacagtgaaacaaagaccgaccttGCTGTACAGGATCCAGAacctgatattcaaccagctgtgtcatcacattgtgtcaaacactgttcatctgcacacaccgcgatgccacacagctggttcagtatcagcaaagtttccctttatattcattgtcttgtgtggtaatcagcagtgatgtggtggttcacttttacactgtgatctgtagcctatagttcggctttagcttctaactatctttgtctttttaacctgttgttgctgctgagtcagtttgacatcctggatatatccttcaatagcttttttgtttttccaaatatttcttcaaggagtgcagttagtgacagtgtgggctccatgctagcGCTGACAGCTtgatggaccatcacaaaggggcggggcttagcaaagggtcaaaaTGCCTTTCATGGAAAAAGCCAGTTTTGTTCTTTATGCCAGTGTTTTTTCTAACTGTCATTTAAACTCACTTTGACCTCCACTTTTCAGAGAGGTACAGCAGCCAGCTGTTGAATGCTCGTGTTTTCCTGATCTCTGACCAGCGATGCAAAGATCCCAGAGTCTACGGAAGTGTACTGGACAACAGCATGTTCTGTGCAGGGACTTTGCAGGGCGGCATCGActcctgtcaggtgtgtgtgaatgtgaaaaacCTGCATGCAAGGTGCGCATGCAAGAGCTGTTAAAACATTTTCGTGGCTGCATTTAATTCTGTTTGTATTAAATTTAACAGTTTGTGTAAGAGGAGTAAAAGATCCAGACTTGTACATGTACATATTCTTAACTTGCTCTTTCTAACTCTACAGGGTGACTCAGGTGGACCGTTGGTGTGTCAGCAGAATGGCACACACTATATCACCGGTGTGGTGAGCTGGGGTTATGGCTGTGCTGAGAGGAACAAGCCTGGTGTCTACGCCAACGTCAACGCATTCACCAGCTGGATCAAAAGCAAGATCAACTGAACTGCACTGATTCATTAATTACTGTAGTGTTTGCTGTTTGCCCGAAAAAGTATtctttattttggaaaaaaatacagaccTCAGCTCAGTTTGCCttgaaaaaaagtttattttatcaGCATTAAAACCAAGCATTTACTCCCAGCCCAGCTTTGAGTTAAAAGGGGCACTGATACGAACTCACCAAGCTGAACCTGCCAGACAAAATGTAGATCACACATGATTCCAGTCGACCTATACTGCTGTATCACCGAGCCTAGCTCAAAGTGCACTGGATTAGCAGACCTCGTAAGAAAACTTCATGTTTTGCATGGCTGTAATAAAGTTTGTGCCTTGTGCATTTGATCCTGCAGCCTGTGTTTATCtctaaatattacaaaaaaaaacaaattatgaaAATATCCTCTGCAGTGCTGGCCGTAACTCTGGTCCAGCTCCATAACTTCTGATCACACTcaatatacaaaaacaaaatgctgacTTTCCTTTTCATATTTCAGTCAATTTTGTCTTGAATTTAGTTTTGGTAatcttgatgtttttgctgtagCTGGTGTCGTACGTGGTCCTTTAGAGGAGAT
The Epinephelus moara isolate mb chromosome 13, YSFRI_EMoa_1.0, whole genome shotgun sequence genome window above contains:
- the LOC126399393 gene encoding hyaluronan-binding protein 2-like isoform X2, whose protein sequence is MDRTHIWIAYVRPLSSVDDTRDIDYGDDYTTDAPNTDFDNNDWLFDLLDVSHACDPDPCFNGGSCQVQSATAFTCLCPEPYIGKRCQRVRNVCQNVRCGHGDCVVNLKKDPFYECKCKPPFQGPDCKTAPVSACEPNPCQNGGSCTKGNRRLRCLCVDGYSGKFCEIAATDCYEGNGETYRGVVSVTDDGHECLDWHSNFIVMNGDDPFSMYSDFTGLELNNHCRNPDGDDKPWCYYKNQGKLTWDYCKVKTCSEATPPSPVQPVPGPAQFSQCGISQSQPARNSRIFGGSKSLPGAHPWQVSVQVRQKGSTAAFGHFCGGILITSCWVLTAAHCIEPHYDYQVVLGGVNIEKQEEMDQTIPVIQTIPHENYKDNTTALYNDVALLKLQVTDSPYCAKESRFVKTACLPDQVFSAGKECVVSGWGATETQRYSSQLLNARVFLISDQRCKDPRVYGSVLDNSMFCAGTLQGGIDSCQGDSGGPLVCQQNGTHYITGVVSWGYGCAERNKPGVYANVNAFTSWIKSKIN
- the LOC126399393 gene encoding hyaluronan-binding protein 2-like isoform X1, with protein sequence MLTAAALLISLSILGVHGQNPHLDSIYIDYGDDYTTDAPNTDFDNNDWLFDLLDVSHACDPDPCFNGGSCQVQSATAFTCLCPEPYIGKRCQRVRNVCQNVRCGHGDCVVNLKKDPFYECKCKPPFQGPDCKTAPVSACEPNPCQNGGSCTKGNRRLRCLCVDGYSGKFCEIAATDCYEGNGETYRGVVSVTDDGHECLDWHSNFIVMNGDDPFSMYSDFTGLELNNHCRNPDGDDKPWCYYKNQGKLTWDYCKVKTCSEATPPSPVQPVPGPAQFSQCGISQSQPARNSRIFGGSKSLPGAHPWQVSVQVRQKGSTAAFGHFCGGILITSCWVLTAAHCIEPHYDYQVVLGGVNIEKQEEMDQTIPVIQTIPHENYKDNTTALYNDVALLKLQVTDSPYCAKESRFVKTACLPDQVFSAGKECVVSGWGATETQRYSSQLLNARVFLISDQRCKDPRVYGSVLDNSMFCAGTLQGGIDSCQGDSGGPLVCQQNGTHYITGVVSWGYGCAERNKPGVYANVNAFTSWIKSKIN